From the genome of Haloarcula taiwanensis:
CGGGCGTCCCGCAGTACGAGGTTGCGTTCGGCGGGACGACGTACATCGCTCCGTCCCCGATCGGGTTCGAGTTCGCGGACCAGGCGGCCTTTGGCACAGCCGTCAGCGGGTCTGGACCGGACATCACTGTCACGGGAAGCGAGAGCGGAACCACCACAGAGACGTGGGAGCCGGAATGGGGTGATTTCGCGACAGTCTCCGAGGAGTACAGCTATCTCCGGGTCGGCCTGGAAGAAACGGCGAGCCCCGGCCGGTCGGCGAACATCGAAGTGCGTGTGTTCAACGACGGCCTCGGCTTCCGCGTCGCGTTCGACGACGACTTCGGCGACTTCACCATCAGCAGCGAGACGACGGAGTTCAATTTCAGCGGCGATTACACCGCGTGGTGGATCGAGAACGAGTACGTCAATCCCCGCTTTGAGCAGGAGTACACCGAAAGCTCGCTCAGCGACATTCCGGCCGGGAATAAGACGATCCGTCCCAACGACAACGTCGTTCGAGCCGGTGCACACACCCCGCTGACGATGGCGGCCGGCGACGGGACGTATCTCAGCGTTCACGAGTCGAACCTCGACGACTACGCGTCGATGGCACTCGCCTCCCAGTCCGACAGCGGGAGCAAGGAGATGGCCGTCGACCTGGCCCCGCTCCCGGACGGAAACAAGGTGTCGGCGTCGGCACCGCACGTCACGCCCTGGCGGACTGTCCAGATCGGGACCTCGCCCGGCGATCTCGTCGAATCACAGCTGGTGCCACTGCTCGCTGACCCGCTGGATGAGAGCGTGTTCCCGACGAATTCGGACGGTACAGCCGACACCAGTTGGCTGGAAAGTGGCCGGAAGTACACCGGTATCTGGTGGACCATGATCGCAGGCAGCGCCAACTGGGAGTACAAAAGCGACAGTGAAATCGAGAGCAACGGCAACAACCCCGCCGAATACGTCCACGGAGCGCGGACCGAGCGGATGAAGCGGTACATGAAGTTCGCCGACGAGCACGGCATCGACAGTGTGCTCGCCGAAGGGTGGAATCAGGGCTGGGACACCTACCCCGGGGACGGTACCGGGCTGGAGATGGCCGTCGACGAATCCTATCCGGATTTCGACGTTCAGGAGGTCACCGACTACGGTGCAAGCCGCTCGAACCCCGTCGAGATGACGATGCACAACGAGACGGCCGGAAACATCGTCACTTACGAGGACGAAATCAACACCGACAACATCTTCTCGGGCTACGAGAACGCCGGCATCCGGTCTATCAAGAACGGCTACGTCTCGGACCCCGGACTGGGCTTCGATGGCGACGGCTCGACCCCGTCGCACAACCAGCACTGTCAGACTGCGGTCAACCACCATCGCTTTGTCATCCAGCAGGCCGCCGCGAACCGGCAAATGCTGGAGATTCACGAGGGCATCAAGCCAACCGGGGAACTCCGGACCTACCCGAACGTCGCGGCCCGCGAAGTCGTCAAGGCGCAGGAGTACGACGGGTTCGACTCGCTGGGTGCGAACGTCGGTCGGGACCACCACGTCCTTCTCCCCTTTACCCGGATGCTGGCCGGTCCGACGAGCTACCAGCCCGGCATCTTCGACATCACGTTCAACGACAGCGAAGGCGACCAGATTCAGACCACGCGCGCCAAACAGCTCGCGATGTACCCGAACTATCTGGGCGGCATCCAGATGGCCGCCGACCGGATGGAGGCATATATCGACGAGTCGTTCGGAGTCGGTGAGTTCGTCCAGGCCCAATCAGGGACACTGAACGGCATGATTACTGCCGACCGCTGGCGCAATGCCTTCGGCGCGCACTACGTTCCAGTCGATCCGAACCGCGAGCCAGAGGGCGCGACGGTGCGTTTCACCGTCACAGATGTCCCCAGTGCCGGAACCTACGACCTCCACTTGCGCTATGCCGCCGACCAGGAAGACAATTCGACAGCGGTTCAAAACAACGGGAGTCCCGAAGCAACCCTCGTCGTCAACAGCACAGAGCAGACACTTACGCCGTCGTTCACCGCGTACTGGGACACCTGGGACATCCACACAGTCTCGGTCCAACTCGACGCGGGCACGAACAGGCTCGCTATCAAACTCGGGCCGAACGATGTCGGTGGCTTCAACCTCAACACCGTCGGCGTCACCGAGCAGGGTGCCGGCGCACCGTTCCCGGCTGCCTACACCGACTTCACCGACAGCGTC
Proteins encoded in this window:
- a CDS encoding alpha-glucosidase, which encodes MTDDDWHDRSVNRRDFLSGLSGLVAAAAYSKEVPDAVAAQVTAGDASDTQQVTSPDSTITVTIDVSSGVPQYEVAFGGTTYIAPSPIGFEFADQAAFGTAVSGSGPDITVTGSESGTTTETWEPEWGDFATVSEEYSYLRVGLEETASPGRSANIEVRVFNDGLGFRVAFDDDFGDFTISSETTEFNFSGDYTAWWIENEYVNPRFEQEYTESSLSDIPAGNKTIRPNDNVVRAGAHTPLTMAAGDGTYLSVHESNLDDYASMALASQSDSGSKEMAVDLAPLPDGNKVSASAPHVTPWRTVQIGTSPGDLVESQLVPLLADPLDESVFPTNSDGTADTSWLESGRKYTGIWWTMIAGSANWEYKSDSEIESNGNNPAEYVHGARTERMKRYMKFADEHGIDSVLAEGWNQGWDTYPGDGTGLEMAVDESYPDFDVQEVTDYGASRSNPVEMTMHNETAGNIVTYEDEINTDNIFSGYENAGIRSIKNGYVSDPGLGFDGDGSTPSHNQHCQTAVNHHRFVIQQAAANRQMLEIHEGIKPTGELRTYPNVAAREVVKAQEYDGFDSLGANVGRDHHVLLPFTRMLAGPTSYQPGIFDITFNDSEGDQIQTTRAKQLAMYPNYLGGIQMAADRMEAYIDESFGVGEFVQAQSGTLNGMITADRWRNAFGAHYVPVDPNREPEGATVRFTVTDVPSAGTYDLHLRYAADQEDNSTAVQNNGSPEATLVVNSTEQTLTPSFTAYWDTWDIHTVSVQLDAGTNRLAIKLGPNDVGGFNLNTVGVTEQGAGAPFPAAYTDFTDSVAAAENYDTEPEFDFIETVPVSWDETVAVDGQVGDYVVTAKRSGSEWYLGAMTDGTARDVTVSLDFLSSQTDGWTVTEYADAAEAGVDNNPTAVVISDYDVTAGESVTLSMGASGGTAMRIVPSDGSDTNDIVSGEAYVLRNENSGKALDVEFASTSDGTNVHQYEYSGGENQQWVVTDLGTGYYKLEAVHSGKALDVEAAATGDGANVHQYEYSGGENQQWAITENADGTYRLLARHSGKALDVEAGATSDGANVQQYSYVGGDNQKWTFEQL